In the Clostridium beijerinckii genome, one interval contains:
- a CDS encoding GspE/PulE family protein: MATEKRRLGNILVNAGKITGYQLQEALKSQRTLGKKLGEILLDSKIITEEDIIEAIEQQTGIKKVDLNTINFDRKAITLIPQNLCDKYLLIPFGFDNNKIKVALADPLNIFAIDDVAISTGFDIESFISRKADIKKFIGIYYSSQQVNNAAIQLAKESTKAVKNSKQAIDEMSEVNSAPVVKMVDYLFKNSVEMKTSDIHIEPFENEIRIRYRIDGKLQTVNTLGIESLGPLVTRIKILAGLNIAEKRIPQDGRIMFEVDGAQVDLRVSILPVVNGEKIVIRILNTNGAILNKKQLGMSEENIHRLNRIIGNPHGIILVTGPTGSGKSTTLYSILNELNSNSVNIITVEDPVEYTMNGINQVSVNEKAGLTFASGLRSILRQDPDIIMIGEIRDEETAEIATRAAITGHLVLSTLHTNDAPSSIIRLVDMGIKPYLVSTSVVGVIAQRLVRKICNNCKEAYEASKYEKEVLERNISETLTLYKGTGCGYCNNTGYSGRIGIYEIMEVTRKHREAINSGENSDIIRDISIENGMKTLESECKDLVLNGMTTIEELATIVTLSNDN, from the coding sequence ATGGCAACTGAGAAAAGAAGACTAGGTAACATTCTTGTAAATGCGGGGAAAATTACAGGATATCAATTGCAAGAAGCATTAAAGTCTCAAAGGACACTAGGGAAGAAACTAGGAGAAATACTACTCGATAGTAAAATTATAACTGAAGAAGATATAATAGAAGCAATAGAACAACAGACAGGAATTAAAAAAGTAGATTTAAACACAATAAATTTTGATAGAAAAGCAATTACATTAATTCCTCAAAATTTGTGTGATAAATACTTATTGATCCCATTTGGATTTGATAACAATAAGATTAAAGTGGCCCTCGCAGACCCACTTAATATCTTTGCTATTGATGATGTTGCAATATCAACAGGATTTGACATAGAGTCGTTTATATCTAGAAAAGCGGATATAAAGAAATTTATAGGAATATATTATAGTAGTCAGCAGGTTAACAATGCTGCTATTCAACTGGCAAAAGAAAGTACTAAAGCAGTCAAAAATAGTAAACAAGCCATAGATGAAATGAGCGAAGTTAATAGTGCACCAGTAGTTAAAATGGTGGATTACCTGTTTAAAAATTCAGTAGAAATGAAAACTTCCGATATTCATATAGAACCATTTGAAAATGAAATAAGAATAAGGTATAGAATAGATGGAAAGCTTCAGACCGTTAATACACTTGGGATAGAAAGTTTAGGACCTTTAGTTACAAGAATAAAAATACTTGCGGGTCTTAATATAGCAGAAAAAAGAATACCTCAAGATGGAAGGATAATGTTCGAGGTTGATGGAGCTCAAGTGGACCTTAGAGTATCCATACTTCCAGTGGTTAATGGCGAAAAGATTGTAATAAGAATTTTAAACACCAATGGAGCGATATTAAATAAAAAGCAGCTTGGAATGAGTGAAGAAAATATTCATAGATTAAATAGAATAATAGGAAATCCTCACGGAATTATATTAGTTACAGGACCTACAGGAAGCGGTAAATCTACAACTCTGTATTCAATATTAAATGAATTGAACTCTAATAGTGTAAACATAATTACAGTAGAAGATCCAGTAGAATATACCATGAATGGAATCAACCAAGTAAGCGTAAATGAAAAAGCAGGGTTAACTTTTGCAAGTGGGCTAAGAAGTATATTAAGGCAAGATCCAGATATTATAATGATTGGAGAAATTAGAGATGAGGAAACAGCTGAAATAGCTACTAGAGCAGCTATAACAGGGCATTTGGTTTTAAGTACTCTTCATACAAATGATGCGCCCTCATCAATAATAAGGCTTGTAGATATGGGAATTAAGCCTTATTTGGTTTCAACTTCTGTTGTTGGAGTTATTGCGCAAAGATTAGTAAGAAAAATATGCAATAACTGTAAGGAAGCGTATGAAGCTAGTAAATATGAGAAAGAGGTTTTAGAAAGAAATATAAGCGAGACTTTAACTCTATATAAAGGTACAGGCTGTGGATATTGTAATAATACCGGGTATTCAGGAAGAATTGGTATTTACGAAATTATGGAAGTGACAAGAAAACATAGAGAAGCTATAAATTCAGGTGAAAATTCAGATATTATAAGAGATATTTCAATAGAAAATGGCATGAAAACTTTAGAAAGTGAATGTAAGGATCTGGTGCTAAATGGAATGACAACAATAGAAGAACTAGCAACAATAGTAACGCTATCCAATGACAATTAA
- a CDS encoding type II secretion system protein: MEVVITMAIIAILSVGVYESYISIIKTTKASEKKQVALHAGNKIIEQIKEISDSGSINPSDTTIELDDNFNLQGNTERYSGTEKLDVYGNYYNRSDYKYIAEVILTKNQLSLNTASKIGYLYDVTVTIKDEEDKELFSEKYNQTININ; the protein is encoded by the coding sequence GTGGAAGTAGTAATAACTATGGCTATAATAGCAATACTTTCCGTAGGTGTATATGAATCTTATATATCAATTATAAAAACTACAAAAGCAAGTGAAAAAAAGCAAGTAGCCTTACATGCTGGAAATAAGATAATAGAACAAATAAAGGAAATCTCAGATAGTGGAAGTATTAACCCTTCTGACACGACAATTGAATTAGATGATAATTTTAATTTACAAGGAAATACTGAAAGATATTCTGGAACAGAAAAATTGGATGTATATGGAAACTACTATAATAGAAGTGATTATAAATATATAGCAGAAGTTATCTTGACTAAAAATCAATTGAGTCTAAACACTGCTTCTAAGATAGGATATTTATATGACGTTACTGTGACCATAAAAGATGAAGAAGATAAAGAATTATTTAGTGAAAAATATAACCAGACTATAAATATTAATTGA
- a CDS encoding pilus assembly protein PilO — MKISNKEKIMLYILGIIIVGFAYYQFVYSYQIKSIQEKTKREIELEKRYTTTMSTINSIEDRKSDIKILKAKISDESLPFYPSISEEHIILELDTLLKDSGLDGGIKFDRIVSDSVETVDKKSETLPESSLQGIVDEYNNITEGAKENSNTNRNYVSSNNSNQSQTSSNAKDSNSNNKTSTKNYSNARGSKDKKNTVQYMKCEVDFEGSYDGLNKLLNTIGQNEKKIVVNSLKISEDTIDTIKGTINLEIYSVPKIDNELESYLKWDLNNTYGKSVPFNTGAASGNIDDNKDTSDFVASVKSVNSDLPTIMLGKTNDDLRTTYVYADSNSTENVEMILTQEGDKYYYKYKTSKGTFPANYDGHGAEFIPTSDNIVLNVLSENRITSNDKSELKLKIINQTDRLVNVDISGDDSADPRVTVEGDGSNISVNQK, encoded by the coding sequence ATGAAGATAAGTAATAAAGAAAAAATAATGTTATATATCTTAGGAATTATAATAGTAGGTTTTGCATACTACCAATTCGTATATTCTTATCAAATAAAGTCTATTCAAGAAAAGACTAAGCGAGAAATTGAACTTGAAAAGAGATATACTACTACTATGAGCACAATAAATTCAATTGAAGATAGGAAAAGTGATATAAAAATATTAAAAGCAAAAATAAGCGATGAATCACTACCTTTTTATCCTTCAATAAGTGAAGAACACATAATATTAGAATTGGATACTTTATTGAAAGATAGTGGATTAGATGGAGGAATTAAATTTGACCGTATAGTTTCTGATAGTGTAGAAACTGTAGATAAGAAGAGTGAAACCTTGCCGGAAAGTTCACTACAAGGAATAGTTGATGAATATAATAATATAACTGAAGGTGCAAAAGAAAATAGCAATACAAATCGGAATTATGTAAGTTCAAATAATTCTAATCAAAGTCAAACCAGCAGTAATGCTAAGGATTCCAATAGCAATAATAAGACAAGTACTAAAAATTATTCAAACGCAAGAGGCTCCAAAGATAAAAAGAATACAGTACAATACATGAAATGTGAAGTAGACTTTGAGGGAAGTTATGATGGACTAAATAAATTATTAAATACAATTGGACAAAATGAAAAGAAAATTGTAGTAAATTCATTAAAAATAAGTGAAGACACAATAGATACTATAAAAGGAACAATTAATCTTGAAATCTATTCAGTTCCAAAGATTGATAATGAGCTAGAAAGTTATTTAAAATGGGATTTAAATAACACTTATGGGAAAAGTGTACCGTTTAATACAGGAGCAGCGAGCGGGAATATAGATGACAATAAGGACACTAGTGATTTTGTAGCCTCAGTCAAATCTGTAAATTCTGACTTGCCTACAATAATGCTAGGAAAAACAAATGATGATTTAAGAACAACTTATGTTTATGCGGACAGTAATTCAACAGAAAATGTAGAAATGATATTAACTCAAGAAGGAGATAAATATTATTATAAATATAAAACCTCAAAAGGAACATTTCCAGCAAATTATGATGGGCATGGAGCGGAATTTATTCCAACATCAGATAATATAGTATTAAATGTACTGAGTGAAAATAGGATTACTTCAAATGATAAATCAGAACTTAAGTTAAAGATAATAAATCAGACGGATAGGCTAGTAAATGTAGATATAAGTGGAGATGATTCAGCAGATCCACGGGTAACAGTTGAAGGCGATGGAAGTAATATAAGCGTTAATCAGAAGTAG
- a CDS encoding PilN domain-containing protein, with product MKDINFFKPYQGKSKEKINFKRYIYGTIIIVAILITGTFAVNTVKIIMLNRSIEDYNNKLSASEIQEQLKEAEDVNKQITVLKQYDSALTDVAISVKNRDNVSDILLMDISSTVPSELSFKNLDIVDNTITIKGVATNRSAVAELKHNLSSLSKMQSVYVNSIDSSGAVEGEYSFDIKCVLKDVE from the coding sequence ATGAAAGATATAAACTTTTTTAAACCTTACCAAGGGAAAAGTAAAGAAAAAATAAATTTTAAGCGTTATATATATGGAACAATAATAATAGTGGCAATTTTAATAACTGGAACTTTTGCAGTTAATACTGTTAAAATAATTATGCTAAATAGAAGTATAGAAGATTATAATAATAAATTATCTGCATCAGAAATTCAAGAGCAATTAAAAGAAGCAGAAGATGTAAATAAACAGATAACTGTATTAAAGCAATATGACAGTGCCCTTACTGATGTTGCGATATCTGTTAAGAATAGAGATAATGTTTCAGATATATTATTAATGGATATAAGTTCAACAGTACCAAGTGAACTTTCATTTAAGAACTTAGACATAGTAGATAACACAATAACTATAAAAGGTGTAGCAACAAATAGAAGTGCAGTTGCAGAATTAAAGCATAATTTAAGTTCGCTATCAAAAATGCAAAGTGTTTATGTAAATTCAATAGATAGTTCAGGTGCAGTAGAGGGAGAATACTCCTTTGATATAAAATGTGTGTTAAAGGATGTTGAATAA
- a CDS encoding type II secretion system protein, which translates to MKKSGFTLIEMIIVIGLTTIILGILYSIFYTGNKVFSDADVRFALQMEARNIQEELTTIGMQGTGVTDIKIDGDYEDEDGRYVNKKYTDLASTSIGEIKLESYGKDSEYSKDVSGHENVSNLQPYNIIFDNGSLRVEWTDSSNHSKTLSTHVKSFTVVPAAPGDRFANTSSIEFNIVLSSQKVFSRVPDYPIKVKVTFRNKDN; encoded by the coding sequence ATGAAAAAATCGGGCTTTACATTAATAGAGATGATAATTGTAATTGGATTAACTACTATTATTCTGGGAATTCTATATTCTATATTCTATACTGGGAATAAAGTATTTTCAGATGCCGATGTTAGATTCGCTCTACAAATGGAAGCAAGGAATATCCAAGAAGAGTTAACGACAATTGGTATGCAGGGGACAGGTGTAACGGATATAAAAATTGATGGAGATTATGAAGATGAAGATGGTAGATATGTAAATAAAAAATATACAGATTTGGCTTCAACATCTATAGGTGAGATAAAACTAGAGTCCTATGGCAAGGATAGTGAATATTCTAAAGATGTAAGTGGACATGAGAATGTAAGCAATTTACAGCCGTATAATATTATATTTGATAATGGAAGTCTACGGGTAGAGTGGACTGATTCTTCTAATCATTCTAAAACACTTTCAACCCATGTAAAAAGCTTTACTGTGGTGCCAGCAGCTCCAGGAGATAGGTTTGCAAATACATCTTCGATTGAATTTAATATTGTATTAAGTAGTCAAAAGGTATTTAGTAGGGTACCTGATTATCCTATTAAAGTGAAGGTTACTTTTAGAAATAAGGATAATTAG
- the pilM gene encoding pilus assembly protein PilM, with protein sequence MKKKDKSEIKKNTRGASFKENRESINIKALMNMDLGTLKVKFSKSFKRINKISTPEKKRKVIAFDMGSSMIKIVEGIYYKEDLTIDRYITIKTPKGAIVDGEIKKSEELFIKLGQVLKENGIKAKHAICTNNSTLIINREILIPKVEEEEMDTVVRYEIQQYLPINLEDYILQVQLLNEEEINGSEKLNVRVIAYPEKIVRGYYDFFIKLNLKPHALDVNYNAINKFINCIDNNSEYEYNPKDSVAFIDMGASFIDVNIYKNRNLDFTRMIKAGGNDIDEILLERNGIKADEIENFKFKNIDLEEPFEPINIYVREIVDDWIEKIEKIIQFYKNKNMGDEVTNIVIFGGSSKLKGIEEYMTTKLGIKTRRKVLSKIAFKSNDDSKPIDDFINVIGSVIRL encoded by the coding sequence ATGAAGAAAAAGGATAAGTCTGAAATCAAGAAAAACACTAGGGGCGCAAGTTTTAAAGAAAATAGAGAGTCAATTAATATTAAAGCTTTAATGAATATGGACTTAGGAACTTTAAAGGTCAAATTCTCAAAAAGCTTTAAAAGAATAAATAAAATAAGCACCCCAGAAAAAAAGAGAAAAGTCATTGCCTTTGATATGGGAAGTTCTATGATAAAGATAGTTGAAGGAATATATTATAAAGAAGATTTAACTATAGATAGATATATTACTATAAAAACACCTAAAGGTGCCATTGTAGATGGAGAAATAAAAAAATCGGAAGAGTTATTCATTAAATTAGGACAAGTATTAAAAGAAAATGGAATAAAAGCAAAACATGCTATATGTACTAATAATTCTACATTAATTATAAATAGAGAAATTTTAATTCCAAAAGTAGAAGAGGAAGAAATGGATACTGTGGTAAGATATGAAATACAACAATACTTACCTATAAATTTAGAAGATTATATATTACAAGTACAACTTTTAAATGAAGAAGAAATAAATGGATCAGAAAAGCTTAATGTAAGAGTAATTGCATATCCAGAGAAAATAGTTAGAGGATATTATGATTTTTTTATAAAATTAAATTTAAAGCCACATGCTTTAGATGTAAACTATAATGCAATAAATAAGTTTATTAATTGCATAGATAATAATAGTGAATATGAATATAATCCAAAAGATTCAGTTGCTTTTATTGATATGGGAGCAAGCTTTATCGATGTTAACATATATAAAAATAGGAATTTAGATTTTACTAGAATGATAAAAGCTGGTGGAAATGATATAGACGAAATATTATTAGAAAGAAACGGAATTAAGGCTGATGAGATAGAAAATTTCAAATTTAAAAACATAGATTTAGAAGAACCATTTGAACCAATTAACATATATGTAAGAGAAATTGTGGATGATTGGATAGAAAAAATAGAAAAGATAATTCAATTTTATAAGAATAAAAATATGGGGGATGAGGTAACTAATATAGTTATTTTTGGAGGAAGTTCCAAACTAAAAGGAATAGAAGAATATATGACAACAAAGCTTGGAATAAAAACAAGAAGAAAAGTACTTTCTAAAATTGCCTTTAAGTCAAATGACGATAGTAAACCTATTGATGACTTTATAAATGTCATAGGTTCAGTCATAAGACTTTAA
- a CDS encoding vWA domain-containing protein: protein MSLIKKKKLYNLLIIVLTLAITIVTNVSSVNATGEKPNLTITYEKTNKTTSTDVSGKVNEEIEVTYKVTPDPLALGDINVITDKEIVLVLDTSGSMSQAISGSTSRIAALRTAANNFIDKFKNETNVKIGIATYSTKANYDNNSIGLTSSTQVTTLKNKINNLRADGGTNIGDGIRYGLNMLNSGNSTAKKYIILMSDGEPTFYMYKNKYKIVQEWTWSLSRGWYLEDKKVSDGWEYYTDLQDDGSQQVGGPGNSDDSQENCFNYASIMATKIKENNYSSYQIAYSSGSSANKMLALSQSAGGKYFSALDATAIDQVYSQIADQIKSAYVVEGVKFNFTLPSNIEYTGSTAELTIDGKNYTRQLPNISYRLDTSTTPNRYIADPFYISFKFKASKSGSYTSLGSDWAVTYKGVDGSTITKSIPTFNYTVSNLDIGFDLTRNITGYSGQTQLGQTLQMNYSISPKNISVTNTRKKKQVVLLVDSSYSQKDNIRNFLSKFNSITDVSFSLVTYDTGAVLANFGTETQPNYFVGATNSTLLSKINSITNSTGSNLGEGLRKALFALNNTQDVNRRIVIFGENNPNYYSYTKAEDGTVDYYEELDNNMGSLTEGQVNALTYGTDVTKSEEYAKLITQKIVDTKNLAISVISSGDDTNDDVLKEVSSIASTEFNKLSAGEDITKLSNVINSDLIISARVYEVLPGGINFEGSANTLNRGIKIFYNYDNTNKCYVGIPVGVSVNMIPNQVGSFNLNNSKLYYTDIEGIELNKSFSDLVLNIGSSYDIKQGMFFKQQSDKGSLGLGESYITNYNSQDRAIGINSSLGMGALIKTNGQSTTVSIDVNSSNLSDINISNISTIVYKVNKDNTLTSISLTPTITNNGKIATLTFSIPVGTLEETYYLINYNYRIGTTLTEEEFNSKYADGLPIYNKCYIGTSKSDTYNYSIVGLPDLF from the coding sequence ATGAGTCTAATTAAAAAGAAAAAATTATATAATCTGCTGATTATAGTTTTAACACTTGCTATAACAATAGTTACTAATGTCAGCTCTGTTAACGCAACAGGAGAAAAACCAAATTTAACAATAACATATGAAAAAACAAATAAAACTACAAGTACAGATGTTAGTGGTAAAGTTAATGAGGAGATAGAAGTAACGTATAAAGTAACACCAGATCCTCTTGCTTTAGGAGATATTAATGTAATAACTGATAAGGAAATAGTTCTTGTTTTGGATACGTCAGGAAGTATGAGTCAGGCCATTTCTGGAAGTACTTCTAGGATTGCAGCATTAAGGACAGCAGCTAATAATTTTATAGATAAGTTTAAAAATGAAACAAATGTAAAAATAGGGATAGCAACCTATTCCACTAAAGCAAATTATGATAACAATAGTATCGGATTGACTTCATCAACCCAAGTGACCACATTAAAGAATAAAATAAATAATCTTAGGGCAGATGGTGGAACTAATATAGGAGATGGAATAAGATATGGATTAAATATGCTTAACAGTGGAAATAGTACTGCTAAGAAGTATATTATATTAATGTCTGATGGAGAGCCTACTTTTTATATGTATAAAAATAAGTACAAAATAGTACAAGAATGGACATGGAGTTTGAGTAGAGGGTGGTATTTAGAAGATAAGAAAGTTTCTGATGGATGGGAGTACTACACTGATTTACAAGATGATGGAAGTCAGCAAGTGGGAGGACCAGGAAATTCTGATGATTCTCAAGAGAACTGCTTTAATTATGCATCAATTATGGCTACAAAAATTAAAGAGAATAACTATTCTAGTTATCAAATAGCTTATAGTTCAGGAAGTTCGGCTAACAAAATGCTTGCGTTATCTCAAAGTGCTGGTGGAAAATACTTTAGTGCACTAGATGCAACTGCCATTGATCAAGTTTATAGTCAAATTGCGGACCAAATTAAATCAGCGTACGTAGTTGAAGGTGTAAAATTTAATTTTACGCTACCTTCTAACATAGAATACACAGGATCTACAGCAGAATTGACTATTGATGGAAAGAATTACACTCGGCAATTACCCAATATATCATATAGATTAGATACTAGTACAACTCCAAACAGATATATTGCAGACCCATTTTATATAAGTTTTAAATTTAAAGCCAGCAAAAGTGGAAGTTACACTAGTTTAGGTAGTGATTGGGCTGTTACTTATAAAGGGGTTGATGGTAGTACTATAACTAAATCCATTCCTACATTTAATTATACTGTAAGTAATTTAGATATAGGATTTGATCTTACAAGAAATATAACAGGTTATAGTGGTCAGACTCAGCTTGGGCAAACGTTGCAAATGAATTATTCTATAAGCCCTAAAAATATTTCTGTAACTAATACTAGAAAGAAAAAGCAAGTAGTACTTTTAGTTGATTCGTCTTATAGTCAAAAAGATAATATTAGAAACTTTTTAAGTAAATTTAATAGTATTACGGATGTATCATTTTCATTAGTTACTTATGATACTGGTGCCGTATTAGCTAATTTTGGGACGGAAACTCAACCTAATTATTTTGTCGGAGCAACAAACTCAACACTGCTAAGTAAAATTAATAGTATTACTAACTCTACCGGAAGTAATTTAGGAGAAGGATTAAGAAAAGCACTTTTTGCGCTTAATAACACCCAAGATGTTAATAGAAGAATAGTTATTTTTGGAGAGAATAATCCAAACTATTATTCATATACTAAAGCAGAAGATGGAACAGTAGATTATTATGAGGAATTAGATAATAATATGGGGAGTCTAACAGAAGGTCAAGTTAATGCTTTAACTTATGGAACGGATGTAACTAAATCTGAAGAATATGCTAAGTTAATAACTCAAAAAATAGTAGATACAAAAAATTTAGCTATTTCAGTAATATCTTCAGGAGATGATACAAATGATGATGTACTAAAGGAAGTATCGTCTATTGCTTCAACAGAGTTTAATAAACTATCTGCGGGTGAAGATATTACAAAATTAAGTAATGTTATTAATTCAGATCTTATAATAAGTGCCAGAGTATACGAAGTGCTTCCAGGAGGAATTAACTTTGAAGGTAGTGCTAATACTTTGAATAGAGGTATAAAGATTTTTTATAACTATGACAATACTAATAAATGCTATGTTGGAATACCGGTTGGAGTTTCAGTTAATATGATACCAAATCAAGTTGGAAGTTTTAATTTAAATAATTCTAAGCTTTATTATACTGATATAGAGGGAATTGAATTAAATAAATCTTTTAGTGACTTAGTTTTAAATATAGGAAGCAGCTATGATATAAAGCAGGGAATGTTCTTTAAACAACAATCTGATAAAGGAAGCTTAGGATTAGGAGAAAGTTATATTACTAATTATAATAGTCAAGACAGGGCTATAGGAATTAATTCGAGTTTAGGTATGGGTGCATTAATAAAAACTAATGGACAAAGTACCACAGTATCTATAGATGTTAATTCATCAAATTTAAGTGATATAAATATATCTAATATTAGTACTATCGTATATAAGGTTAATAAAGATAATACTCTAACATCCATTAGTTTAACACCAACTATAACTAACAATGGTAAGATAGCAACTCTGACATTTTCAATACCAGTTGGAACACTTGAAGAAACTTACTATTTAATAAATTATAACTATAGGATAGGTACTACATTAACTGAGGAGGAATTTAATTCTAAATATGCAGATGGTCTTCCTATATATAATAAATGTTATATAGGAACTAGTAAATCAGACACGTATAACTATTCAATAGTGGGATTGCCAGATCTATTTTAA
- a CDS encoding prepilin-type N-terminal cleavage/methylation domain-containing protein, protein MNQLLAKKMNQTTKKKKKGFTLVELIIVIAIIAILAAIAIPKFGQIRENSNVKADIATAKNIQTAVTAAVANGDIDLDTDSVTLTDVLDTTTVPTAKAKTEKGNAFSASVSADGEVTVKAGDTEILPTPGGDYEDTIS, encoded by the coding sequence ATGAACCAATTATTGGCGAAGAAAATGAATCAAACAACAAAGAAAAAAAAGAAAGGATTTACATTAGTTGAATTAATTATAGTTATAGCGATAATTGCAATTTTAGCTGCAATTGCTATTCCTAAATTTGGGCAAATAAGAGAAAATTCAAATGTAAAGGCAGACATAGCAACAGCAAAGAACATTCAAACTGCAGTTACAGCAGCAGTTGCAAATGGCGATATAGACTTAGACACTGATTCAGTTACTCTCACAGATGTGCTTGATACTACTACAGTTCCAACAGCAAAAGCAAAAACGGAAAAAGGCAATGCGTTTTCAGCTAGCGTTAGTGCTGACGGAGAAGTCACTGTAAAGGCAGGAGACACTGAAATACTGCCTACACCTGGTGGGGATTATGAGGATACAATATCATAA
- a CDS encoding type II secretion system F family protein: MAKFKYRAMNPDGEKIEGSYEADSRDEVIDFISGNGYYPLKVEEVVESTNITLNFNKKVKLKDLAVFCRQFYTMLNAGVPILTCLDILSSQVENQKLRQATKEINDDVAKGEVLSESMRKHKDVFPDLLVSLVASGEASGNLEDIMLRMASNYEKENKISNKVRSALIYPTVLGMVSIGAVVFILTYVMPTFTEIFEQSGTVLPWSTKLLLALSSGIKNYWYIIIIVIGLAVFLINIFLKSEEGIHFSSNLKLKLPVLKKLNQMIIVSRFTRTMSTLIASGLSLVEALRIVSEVSGNKIAEIELLKIRDKVVRGESLYGSMRESGIFPEMLYSMVKIGEETGSLEDILNKTADFYDEELDSIIQTSVALMEPLLIVIMGLIIGFMVASIMLPMFDSYNQI; encoded by the coding sequence ATGGCAAAATTTAAATACAGAGCGATGAACCCAGATGGAGAAAAAATAGAAGGAAGCTATGAAGCGGATTCTAGAGATGAAGTTATTGATTTTATTTCAGGTAATGGATACTATCCGTTAAAGGTAGAAGAGGTAGTAGAAAGTACAAATATTACCTTGAATTTCAATAAGAAAGTAAAACTTAAAGACCTGGCAGTATTCTGTAGACAGTTTTATACAATGCTTAATGCAGGAGTTCCAATTCTAACATGTTTGGATATATTAAGTTCACAAGTTGAAAATCAAAAATTAAGACAAGCCACTAAAGAAATAAATGATGATGTGGCAAAAGGTGAAGTTTTATCAGAATCCATGAGAAAGCATAAAGATGTATTTCCAGATCTTTTAGTATCTTTAGTGGCTTCAGGAGAAGCGAGTGGTAATTTAGAAGACATAATGCTTAGAATGGCATCAAATTATGAAAAAGAAAATAAAATTTCAAATAAAGTAAGAAGTGCATTAATATATCCCACAGTATTAGGAATGGTTTCTATTGGAGCAGTGGTATTTATTTTAACTTATGTAATGCCTACTTTTACCGAAATATTTGAACAGAGTGGCACTGTATTGCCATGGTCAACAAAACTGTTATTAGCCCTTAGTAGTGGAATTAAAAATTATTGGTATATTATTATAATAGTAATAGGGTTGGCTGTATTTTTAATTAATATATTCTTAAAAAGTGAAGAAGGTATACATTTTTCGAGTAATCTGAAGTTAAAGCTACCAGTACTTAAAAAACTTAATCAGATGATTATAGTATCAAGATTTACAAGAACTATGTCAACTTTAATAGCAAGTGGACTGTCACTTGTAGAAGCATTAAGAATAGTATCAGAAGTTTCGGGTAATAAAATTGCTGAAATTGAGCTTTTAAAAATAAGAGATAAAGTTGTAAGAGGAGAAAGTTTATACGGATCTATGAGAGAAAGTGGAATATTTCCAGAAATGCTTTATTCCATGGTGAAAATAGGAGAAGAAACAGGATCTTTAGAAGATATATTAAATAAAACGGCAGACTTTTATGATGAAGAGTTAGACTCAATAATTCAAACTTCAGTAGCACTTATGGAACCACTTTTAATAGTTATAATGGGACTTATAATTGGATTTATGGTGGCTTCTATAATGTTACCAATGTTTGATAGCTACAATCAGATTTAA